One window of Amaranthus tricolor cultivar Red isolate AtriRed21 chromosome 13, ASM2621246v1, whole genome shotgun sequence genomic DNA carries:
- the LOC130797633 gene encoding protein MICRORCHIDIA 6-like isoform X6 gives MEEVDVSRVKSEEEFNGSLMQHADNYSSYLAPPGWDVRPRAQESNNNSSNPLSTHKDRTSILETMETPVIDMDFSASPICPAPICRQFWKAGNYEDILTSKSQVQIGNNYLHVHPKFLHSNATSHKWAFGAVAELLDNAIDEVQNGASFVILDKISNPRDGSPALLTQDDGGGMDAEAIRRCMSFGFSDKNSKSTIGRYGNGFKTSTMRLGADVIVFSRHLNNRTLTQSIGLLSYTYLSRTGLDRIVVPMVDYEYNVSTNTFQPLHRHNEEYIKSNLSVILQWSPYQTEVELMKQFEDIGSHGTKIIIFNLWFADDGTLEFDFDSDPEDIRLRKSDDSMKIRSNMLKSEEHIGNQYRYSLRAYLSILYLRIPQYFCIILRGKVVEHHIIAHDLKYQEFIMYRPQIGGYKEEIMTTIGFLKEAPNVYIHGFNVYHKNRLILPFWQVVSYLNSKGRGVVGVLEANFVEPTHNKQDFERTSLFQKLETRLKEMTLEYWDYHCGLIGYHVQKKVPSRVASLASFCDGSNIPRPISVDKSSKLSPSLVGRADPMFNLSARDLLAVQKSIQRESGAKTLQDVLLPALGRRRRTSRLEPKGPCGGFTMEIQPLAFSAMPSNQQEAMAVRQDHKKLREKCLDNEKSEEALKYKVSQLLKELQDARLHYKKMLVELEALEHVKAENTGPH, from the exons ATGGAAGAAGTTGATGTTAGTCGTGTGAAGTCAGAAGAAGAATTCAATGGATCTTTAATGCAACATGCAGATAACTACTCTTCTTATCTGGCCCCTCCTGGGTGGGATGTCCGACCTAGAGCACAAGAATCTAACAATAATAGTTCTAATCCTTTAAGCACTCACAAAGACAGGACCAGTATATTAGAAACAATGGAAACTCCTGTTATAGATATGGATTTCTCTGCATCACCTATATGTCCAGCGCCAATATGTCGACAATTTTGGAAGGCTGGAAACTATGAAGATATCCTTACGTCTAAATCTCAAGTTCAAA TTGGGAATAATTATCTGCATGTTCACCCCAAGTTCCTTCACTCAAATGCAACTTCTCATAAGTGGGCTTTTGGAG CTGTTGCCGAACTTCTTGACAATGCAATCGATGAG GTACAAAACGGAGCCTCTTTTGTAATTTTAGataagatttcaaatccaagggATGGATCTCCTGCTTTGTTGACTCAAG ATGATGGAGGTGGAATGGATGCAGAAGCAATTCGGCGTTGTATGAGTTTTGGTTTTTCAGACAAAAACTCTAAATCAACAATAGGACGCT ATGGGAATGGATTCAAGACCAGTACCATGAGACTTGGAGCTGATGTTATAGTCTTCAGTCGGCATTTGAACAACAG GACCTTGACTCAAAGCATTGGTCTCTTGTCCTACACTTATTTGTCACGAACGGGTCTAGATAGGATAGTTGTACCTATG GTCGATTATGAGTACAATGTTTCAACTAATACCTTTCAACCTCTACATCGCCACAACGAAGAGTATATTAAGTCAAACTTATCCGTTATTTTGCAATGGTCACCATATCAAACTGAAGTTGAGCTAATGAAGCAG TTTGAAGACATTGGGTCACATGGAaccaaaattataattttcaactTATGGTTTGCTGATGACGGGACATTAGAGTTTGATTTTGACAGTGATCCTGAG GATATTCGCCTGCGAAAATCTGATGATTCTATGAAAATTCGATCAAATATGTTGAAAAGTGAAGAGCACATTGGCAACCAATATCGTTACTCCCTCCGT GCATACTTGTCCATCTTGTATTTGCGAATTCCACAATATTTCTGTATCATATTGCGTGGGAAGGTTGTGGAGCATCACATTATAGCACATGATCTCAAATATCAGGAGTTCATCATGTACAGACCTCAAATTGGGGGTTACAAGGAG GAAATAATGACTACAATAGGCTTTTTGAAGGAAGCCCCCAATGTCTATATCCATGGCTTCAATGTCTACCATAAGAACCGTCTTATACTG CCATTTTGGCAAGTCGTGAGCTATTTGAACAGTAAAGGAAGAGGGGTTGTAG GGGTGTTGGAAGCAAACTTTGTTGAGCCTACTCACAATAAACAAGATTTTGAGAGGACTTCGCTTTTCCAAAAGCTTGAAACTAGGTTGAAGGAAATGACTTTGGAGTATTG GGATTACCACTGTGGGCTTATTGGGTATCACGTTCAAAAGAAGGTTCCATCGCGTGTAGCCTCACTTGCATCATTCTGTGACGGTTCCAATATTCCTAGACCTATAAGTGTGGATAAAAGTTCAAAACTAAGTCCATCACTAGTTGGTCGGGCTGATCCTATGTTTAATTTATCTGCTAGAGATCTTTTAGCTGTTCAAAAGAGCATCCAGCGGGAGTCTG GAGCTAAGACGTTGCAAGACGTTCTTTTGCCTGCTCTTGGAAGGAGAAGAAGGACAAGCAGATTAGAACCTAAGGGTCCATGTGGTGGGTTTACTATGGAAATTCAG CCTCTAGCTTTTTCGGCAATGCCATCGAATCAACAAGAGGCTATGGCGGTGAGACAGGATCACAAAAAGCTTCGAGAAAA ATGTTTAGATAATGAGAAATCTGAGGAAGCTCTCAAGTACAAG GTATCACAACTTTTAAAGGAGCTACAAGATGCACGGTTACATTATAAGAAGATGTTGGTGGAGCTTGAGGCACTTGAACATGTCAAGGCTGAAAACACT GGACCTCACTGA